In one window of Cellulophaga sp. HaHa_2_95 DNA:
- a CDS encoding DUF1553 domain-containing protein, giving the protein MMKISNFIIFGIFIAILISCGGPELPEMVSLEYEKLPEKVDFNEHVKPILSDKCYLCHGPDKGNIKGGLQLHEAEFAYGELSESPGKFAITPGNLKKSEFFHRIMSNDPDLIMPAPSSHLTLTDYEKAVLIKWIESGAEYKEHWAFLKPEKYEVPKVDNKEFIGNEIDNFVLAKLKEVNLVPSKKANKEVLLRRASFDLTGLPPTTEEINDFLKDTSSNAFEKQLDRLLASKHFGEQMTLDWMDVSRYADTHGYSNDKYRDTSPWRDWVINSFNENMPYDDFLTWQLAGDLFENATREQKLATTFNRLHPQNLEGGIIDEEFRSEYVADRTATVSQGMLGLSYACAKCHDHKYDPISQKNYYEMYSFFNNVDETGLIPWDLATPVPAMMLPTKEQEGVLAYLDKIVKTSEKKLTKTITTESQKASQWLANESYKNIITKVKPDGLVAAFNFDDQRLVNAVGGNGKNKVQMRQEFVENEKAVYKQGVSGKGLAMDGDTWLDLDKTGIFRRNQPFSISIQVFIPEEITDGVIFHKMNSSELHSFRGYHLKIKENKIEALLAHVYPDNAIVIESLNDLPKDKWVQLTMTYDGSSKANGIHIYQDGEQLKTKMKFDNLYKDIIFNGLQLYGKKSPKLEPGLRVGAIWRDKGIGGAIVDNLLVFDKEISPIEVLQISTSDKLKNLQKKPYASLNALEKQQLTQYFLSTKSQEYVSVLKDVEHKRGALVDSTEKVKQIMVMKESKSPRQAYILDRGNYDSPTDSVFPNVPQDIFPWKEEWPKNRLGLAKWITDKDNPLTARVTVNRYWQNLFGRGLVLSSEDFGNQGDLPTHPKLLDWLAIRFVSSGWDIKDLLKTMMMSNTYQQSSVISKELLAVDGENRWLSRGPSTRLSGEMLRDNALYASGLLNEKIGGESVKPYQPEGLWEVNGDTYEQDGVEGLYRRSMYTIWKRTIPNPTIATFDAPTRDLCSSRRQKTNTPLQALVILNDPTYIEASRVLGKRMAEEKTIDAGLKLAFIKLTGRTATEKELSVLRKLQKSEYDKFNSNLSKALGWLKTGAYELSESDNKALIAANAVVASTIMNADATITKR; this is encoded by the coding sequence ATGATGAAAATTAGCAATTTTATAATTTTTGGAATCTTTATAGCCATCTTGATATCATGTGGGGGTCCTGAGCTACCTGAGATGGTCTCGTTGGAATATGAAAAGCTACCTGAAAAAGTAGATTTTAACGAACATGTGAAACCTATATTATCGGATAAGTGCTATTTATGTCACGGACCAGACAAAGGAAACATAAAAGGGGGCTTGCAGCTACATGAGGCGGAGTTTGCTTACGGAGAATTAAGTGAAAGCCCAGGTAAATTTGCGATAACACCCGGCAATTTAAAGAAAAGTGAATTTTTTCATCGGATTATGTCTAATGATCCAGATTTAATAATGCCTGCGCCTAGTTCCCATTTAACGCTTACAGATTATGAGAAAGCAGTATTGATAAAATGGATAGAGAGTGGCGCTGAATATAAGGAGCATTGGGCTTTTTTAAAGCCAGAGAAATATGAAGTTCCTAAAGTTGATAATAAAGAATTTATAGGTAATGAGATAGATAATTTTGTTTTAGCAAAATTAAAGGAAGTAAACTTGGTGCCTTCCAAAAAAGCAAACAAGGAAGTTTTATTACGTAGAGCTTCTTTTGACTTAACCGGCTTGCCACCTACTACAGAAGAAATAAACGATTTTCTAAAAGATACCTCTTCTAATGCCTTTGAAAAACAATTAGACAGGCTTTTAGCTTCAAAACATTTTGGTGAGCAAATGACTTTAGATTGGATGGACGTTTCTAGGTATGCAGATACGCATGGATATAGTAATGATAAATACAGAGACACGTCTCCTTGGAGAGATTGGGTAATTAATTCTTTTAATGAGAATATGCCGTATGATGATTTTCTTACTTGGCAATTGGCAGGAGATTTATTTGAAAATGCCACTCGTGAGCAAAAATTAGCCACCACTTTTAATCGTTTGCATCCACAAAACTTAGAAGGAGGTATTATCGATGAGGAATTTAGATCTGAATATGTAGCCGATAGAACAGCTACAGTGAGTCAAGGCATGCTAGGCTTGTCCTATGCTTGCGCAAAATGTCATGACCATAAATATGATCCTATATCTCAGAAAAATTATTATGAGATGTACAGTTTCTTTAATAACGTAGATGAAACAGGGCTAATACCTTGGGATTTGGCCACCCCGGTACCCGCTATGATGTTGCCTACTAAGGAGCAAGAAGGCGTCCTTGCGTATTTAGATAAAATTGTAAAAACTAGTGAGAAAAAGCTAACAAAAACAATTACAACAGAAAGCCAAAAAGCATCGCAATGGCTTGCAAATGAATCTTATAAAAATATTATCACAAAGGTGAAGCCAGATGGTTTAGTTGCGGCATTTAATTTTGACGACCAAAGACTTGTAAATGCTGTTGGTGGTAATGGCAAGAACAAGGTTCAAATGCGTCAAGAGTTTGTGGAAAATGAAAAGGCTGTTTACAAACAAGGGGTTTCAGGAAAAGGGTTGGCTATGGATGGCGATACTTGGCTAGACTTAGATAAAACTGGAATTTTTAGAAGAAATCAACCTTTTAGTATTTCAATCCAAGTTTTTATTCCGGAAGAAATTACGGATGGGGTTATTTTTCATAAGATGAATAGTTCTGAGTTGCATAGTTTTAGGGGGTATCATTTAAAAATAAAAGAAAACAAGATTGAAGCTCTATTGGCGCATGTATATCCAGATAATGCTATTGTTATTGAATCTTTAAATGACCTACCTAAAGATAAGTGGGTGCAATTAACGATGACGTATGATGGCTCTAGTAAAGCAAATGGAATACATATTTATCAAGACGGAGAGCAATTAAAAACAAAAATGAAGTTTGATAATCTTTATAAAGATATCATCTTTAATGGATTACAACTTTATGGGAAAAAGAGTCCAAAACTTGAGCCAGGCTTACGCGTTGGGGCTATCTGGAGAGATAAGGGTATCGGCGGGGCCATAGTAGATAACTTATTGGTTTTTGATAAAGAAATTTCTCCAATTGAGGTCTTACAGATTAGCACCTCAGATAAATTAAAGAATCTTCAGAAAAAACCATACGCTAGTTTAAATGCGCTAGAAAAGCAACAATTAACCCAGTATTTTTTAAGTACAAAATCTCAGGAATACGTATCAGTCTTAAAAGACGTGGAGCATAAAAGGGGGGCTTTGGTTGATAGTACCGAAAAAGTAAAACAAATTATGGTCATGAAAGAAAGCAAGTCTCCAAGACAAGCTTATATTTTAGATAGGGGTAATTATGATTCTCCTACCGATTCTGTTTTTCCAAATGTGCCTCAAGATATTTTCCCTTGGAAAGAGGAATGGCCAAAAAATAGACTTGGTTTAGCTAAATGGATTACAGATAAAGATAATCCATTAACGGCGAGAGTTACTGTAAACAGATACTGGCAGAATCTCTTTGGGAGAGGATTGGTATTAAGCTCAGAAGATTTTGGGAATCAAGGCGATTTACCAACACATCCTAAACTATTAGACTGGTTAGCGATTCGTTTTGTGTCTTCAGGTTGGGATATAAAGGATTTATTAAAAACGATGATGATGTCTAACACGTATCAGCAAAGTTCTGTTATTAGTAAAGAGCTTTTAGCAGTAGACGGAGAAAATAGATGGCTGTCTCGTGGTCCATCAACAAGACTATCTGGAGAAATGCTTCGGGATAATGCTTTATATGCTTCTGGATTATTAAATGAAAAAATAGGAGGTGAAAGTGTTAAACCTTACCAGCCAGAAGGCTTATGGGAAGTGAATGGTGATACGTATGAGCAAGATGGTGTAGAAGGCTTGTATAGAAGGAGTATGTATACCATTTGGAAAAGAACAATTCCGAATCCTACGATAGCCACTTTTGATGCTCCAACAAGAGATTTGTGTTCTTCTAGAAGACAGAAAACCAACACACCACTGCAAGCCTTAGTAATCCTTAATGACCCTACGTATATAGAAGCATCAAGAGTTTTAGGAAAGCGTATGGCAGAAGAGAAAACTATTGATGCAGGACTGAAATTGGCTTTTATAAAACTAACAGGTAGAACAGCAACTGAAAAAGAATTAAGCGTATTGAGGAAATTACAAAAATCTGAATACGATAAATTTAATAGCAACCTGAGTAAAGCCTTAGGATGGTTAAAAACAGGAGCTTATGAATTAAGTGAAAGTGATAATAAGGCATTAATAGCTGCAAACGCCGTTGTAGCCAGTACTATTATGAATGCTGATGCTACAATTACAAAAAGATAA
- a CDS encoding helix-turn-helix domain-containing protein, translating to MIEILQSLRLTLLNIGYAKLDSTWNFDNVISPFTRMYYITKGSAKVYHNNHTFTLKPGFMYIVPSYAYARYSCEEYHEQYYISFLEEVNNGVSIYSLKDFIYELEATPHMLSYFERLTELNNKREIKNSDPKTYDNKPTLLDFIKQNESLNTKDFLETQGLLTVLFSKFITNYKLQNEQKVNNFGMQKTLNYINHNLHLPITVEELATFCNYSPDYFSKQFKQIYNIGPNKYIQEKRIERSQLLLLTTNDTLKEIAEKVGLDNISYFSRLFKKHTGKTPAFFRKEQVHI from the coding sequence ATGATTGAAATTTTACAATCCCTACGTTTAACCTTATTAAATATTGGCTATGCTAAACTTGATAGCACATGGAATTTTGATAATGTCATTAGCCCTTTTACGCGTATGTATTATATCACTAAGGGGAGCGCGAAAGTGTACCATAACAACCACACATTTACCCTAAAACCGGGGTTTATGTACATTGTACCTAGCTATGCTTACGCTAGATATTCTTGCGAAGAGTACCATGAACAATATTATATCAGCTTTTTAGAAGAAGTAAACAATGGCGTATCTATTTATAGTCTAAAAGATTTTATTTACGAACTAGAAGCAACACCTCATATGTTATCTTACTTTGAACGGCTAACGGAGTTGAATAATAAACGTGAAATAAAAAATAGTGACCCAAAAACGTATGACAACAAACCCACACTATTAGATTTTATAAAGCAAAATGAAAGTTTGAATACCAAAGATTTTCTAGAAACACAAGGGCTACTTACCGTGCTATTTTCAAAATTTATTACTAATTACAAATTGCAAAATGAGCAAAAGGTGAATAATTTTGGAATGCAAAAAACACTAAATTACATCAACCACAATCTGCATTTACCTATTACCGTAGAAGAACTTGCTACCTTCTGTAATTATAGTCCAGATTACTTTTCTAAACAGTTTAAACAGATCTATAATATTGGACCTAATAAGTACATTCAAGAGAAAAGAATAGAGCGCTCTCAACTATTATTATTAACTACCAATGACACTTTGAAAGAGATTGCTGAAAAAGTGGGACTGGATAACATCTCTTACTTTTCTAGGCTATTTAAAAAACATACGGGGAAAACACCTGCTTTTTTCAGAAAAGAGCAGGTGCATATCTAA